In Maribacter algicola, the sequence TTTGGAGCTTTGAAATTGACCATATTAGGTTGTTATGCCGCTACGCCAAGAACATTGACCAACCCAACCTCACAGGTATTGGAGATCAAGAACCACATGTTTCTAATAGATTGTGGTGAAGGCACCCAGGTTCAGCTTCGCAGACACGGAATCAAGTTTTCAAGAATCAATCACATATTTATTTCCCACTTGCATGGAGACCATTTCTTTGGACTTCCGGGTTTGATTTCTACGTTCCGGTTATTGGGAAGGGAAAAGGAACTCAATATTTATGGCCCCAAAGGAATAAAGGAAGCCATTACCTTGTTGTTAAAACTTGGGGATTCCTGGACCAACTATCCCTTGCATTTTCATGAATTGACCTCAGTCGATAGTGAGGTTATTTTTGAGGATGCAAAAGTAACCGTACAAACAATACCCTTAGATCATAGGGTCTATACCAATGGATTTTTATTCAGGGAAAAAGAGAGGGAACGTACCTTGAACATTGAGGCCGTTCGGTTTTATGAAATCGACAAGGCATATTTCAACATCATTAAAAAGGGAAAGGATATTGTCACCGAAATGGGTGAGATCATTCCCAACAAGGAATTGACATTCGATCCACCCAAACCAACTTCCTATGCCTTCTGTAGCGATACGGCCTATAATCCTCATCTTGTTCCGTTAATAAAGGGTGTAGATTGTTTATACCATGAGGCTACTTTTTTGGAATCGGAAACAGATTTGGCAAAAAAAACAAAGCATAGTACGGCCAAACAAGCAGCAAAAATAGCAAAGGAAGCTTCCGTAGGTAAATTGATTTTGGGGCATTATTCCACCCGATACGCCTCCATTGAAGTTTTTAAGGAAGAGGCTTGCCAAGTTTTTGATCAGGTGGAATTGGCAGATGATGGCAAATCTTTCGAGTTTAATTAAAACAAGCACGCAACCAAAGGTTAATAGGAATATCTTCTTATAAATATTGTTATGAAGAATACCATTTTATTGACTTTTATATTTCTATTGTTTACATCGATTTCTTGTGAAAAAGCAGATGGAATAGCCTCTGAGTTACAAGGTAATGCTATTATCGGTACTTGGAACCGTATCGATGAAATACCTAGTGGCGGTATACGGGAGGATTATCGGTATTTCGATGTGGAGACTTTGCATACCTTCGAGTTGGATGGAACCTACACCTATAAAGTTAATTACTATGGTTTTAAGGATGAGAACCTAAATGAACTAATGGGGCAATCCGAGAATAAAGGAACATTTGAAGTTTACAACGATAGTGTTTTCATGAGGGTTTGTGAAAATACTTCTTGGGAAAAAGGATTTAAGCCGAAGCCTGAGACTATCCAATTAAATGGAGAGGCTTATGGGAATCGATTTATTATAAAGAAGGAAACATTGACTTTGTATTATATTTCATATCCTGCTGATGCACCAGTACAGACCCAAATGAGTTTTAAAAGGGTTGAATAGGTTAAAATTAATTGTTTAATAAGACCCCAAAGGTGATTAAAGCTTTTGGGGTCTTGTTATTTTTATTGATCTTTGAGTATCTTGTTTTTTAGATTAGAATATGCAGAAAGACCTAGGTAATTACAGGAAATCTTACGAGAAAAGTGCCTTAATGGAGGATTGTATCTCTGATAATCCCATGCAACTATTCAAGACATGGTTTCATGAGGTAGAGGCTTCAGAGGGTGTTGACGAGCCCAATGCCATGACCGTTTCCACGATTGGTCTGGATGGTTTTCCCAAAAGCCGGGTGGTATTGCTAAAGCGTTTCAACCATGAAGGCTTTATTTTCTATACAAATTATACCAGTGAAAAGGGAAGGGCCATTGCTGCAAACCCAAACATTTGTATTTCCTTTTTTTGGCCCAATATGGAGCGTCAGGTTATCATAAAGGGAAAAGCGGAAAAGGTTGCCGAGAATCTATCCGATGGATACTTTGAATCCCGACCAAAAGGGAGCCAATTAGGTGCCTTGGTATCCAACCAAAGCAGTGTTATCGCCTCTAGGGATGTCCTTGAACAGGAACTTAAAACACTTGAGGCTACCTACAAAAATAAGGAAGTGCCACGACCAAATCACTGGGGCGGTTATCTAGTGAAACCCATATCCATCGAGTTTTGGCAGGGAAGACCTAATCGTCTACACGACAGGATCCGCTTTACCTTGCAAGTGGATTGGGATTGGAAAATGGAACGTTTGGCACCTTAATCAGTAAAGAATGAAGAATCTACTTTTCATGCGCCATGGCAAATCATCATGGGACCTTGATGTTGAAGACCAAGACAGACCTCTGGCTCAAAGAGGAATAGATGATGCCCATTTGGTAGGAAGTAAACTATCAAAAGGTCAGATTAGACTAGACTTTACGTTTTCAAGTCCGGCAAACAGGGCCTTGCATACGGCCATGATATGTTTGAGAAACCTTAAATTTCCCATGGCCAAGTTTCAAATTGCTACGGACCTTTATGACTTTACGGGGAACCATGTCCTTGATTTTGTGAAAAAAATGGACAATTCATTAGGCACGGTCATGATTTTTGGACATAATCATGCCTTTACCCATTTGGTAAATTCCCTTGGAGATTCATATATTGAAAACGTTCCAACAAGTGGTTTTGTCCACATACGGTTCAAACAAGATTCTTGGGCAAGCATTTCCCAAGGCAAAACAGTAGAAACGATTTTTCCAAAGCACTTAAGATAATGGTGAAATTCAACAATCAGTACGTTAATAGAGAGATAAGTTGGTTATGGTTCAATGAACGCGTACTGCAGGAAAGTGCGGATAAGAATGTACCGCTCATTGAGCGTTTGCGTTTCTTAGGGATTTTTTCAAATAATTTGGACGAATTTTTTAAGGTACGATATGCCACGGTGAAAAGAATCGTTGAAGCTGGAAAGACCGGAAAGAGTGTTTTGGGAGGGGAAAAGGCTAAAGACCTTTTGGAAGAGATTACAGAAATCGTAATCCGTCAGCAGAGCAAAAGTTTGGTCATCCTAAAGCAAATAGAGGCAGAACTGGAGCGTGAAAACATCTTCATCATAAGGGAAACCGCCCTGAACAAAAATCAAAAGGAATTTGTTAAGGAATATTTTCTTCAAAATGTGAGCCCTCAGCTCATGACCATCATACTCAATGACTTAACACGGTTTCCTACCCTAAAGGACACTGCTGCCTATTTGGCGGTTAAAATGATAATCAAGGGTGCCAATGTAAAAAAGGAAAAACGTTTTGCCCTTATAGAGATTCCCAAAGGGATAGACCGTTTTGTGGTTTTGCCCAAAGAAGGTGATAAGAATTATATCATTATTCTGGATGATTTGATCAGATATTGTCTGAGCAATATTTTTACTATGTTCGAATATGAATCTATTTCCGCGCACATGATCAAGATAACCAGGGATGCAGAGTTGGATATGGATAATGACTTGAGCAAGAGTTTTATAGAAAAGATTTCCTTAAGTGTGGAACATAGAAAAATAAGCGACCCGGTTCGTTTTGTGTACGATAAAAGTATTGCCAAGGACACTTTGGCATTTCTTAAGGAGAAAATGCAGATTGAGGATACGGATAGTGTGATCCCAGGGGGGAGGTATCATAATAAAAGGGATTACATGGGGTTTCCAAGTTTGGACAGGAACGATTTATTATACGATAAAATAAGGCCACTGCCCGTAAAGGGACTTAGTATTGAAGGGAGTATTTTGGAGAGTATAACCCACAAGGATTATTTGCAGTACACCCCATATCATACATTTACCTATATCCTTAAGTTTTTGAGGGAAGCGGCCCTAGATCCAAAAGTGCGTACCATAAAGATAACGGTTTACCGTTTGGCCAATAACTCCCAAGTGGCGGCATCACTTATCAATGCTGTGAAAAACGGAAAACAGGTAACGGTCCAAATTGAACTACAGGCCAGGTTTGACGAGCAGGCCAACATTGAATATGCGGAGCAATTACAGGCCGAAGGTGTTAAATTAATATTTGGGGTGCCTGGTCTTAAAGTTCATAGTAAAATATGTTTGATTGAACGTGAAGAGGATGAGGGACTCAAACGATATGGATTTATAAGCACTGGTAACTTTAATGAATCGACCGCCAAAATATATACGGATTATACATTGTTTACTTCCCACCCGCCCATATTAAAGGAGTTGAACAAGGTCTTCGATTTCTTTGAGACGACCTACAAGATTAACAAGTATAAACATCTAATCGTATCGCCCCATTATACCAAAAAAGTATTTCACAAGCTCATAGAACAGGAAATCGCCAATGCCATTGTGGGCAAGGAAGCCTACATAAAAATAAAAATGAACAGCTTTACATCTTACGAAATGGTGGATAAACTGTATGAAGCAAGTAGGGCAGGGGTCAAGATTCAGTTAATCGTTAGGGGTATTTGCTGTTTGGTACCTGGAGTAAAGGGTATGAGCGAGAATATTGAGGCCATTAGTATCGTTGATAAGTTTTTGGAGCATACCCGACTTTTTGTCTTTGCCAATGCAGGCAATCCCAAGGTCTACATTTCCTCGGCAGATTGGATGACAAGAAACCTGGATTATCGCGTGGAAGTAGGCTGTCCCATATATGACGAGGACATCAAACAGGAATTGATGGATACCTTTGAAATCTGTTGGCGCGACAACTTAAAGGCAAGGGTCTTTTCCGAGAAACAGGACAATGCTTATAGAAGGTCTAGAACACCCAAACACCGTTCACAGTTTGAAACCTACGATTACTATGTGAAAAAGTTAAAGGAAAAGTAAACATCAACGAGGTTTACCCATGTACCTTTTCTGATTTGCTGAGATTTTTCATGATTTCAGCTTCATATTCCAATAAGGCCTGCCATTTTTGGTCTACCTCTTTTCTGTCGCCATATTTTCGGGCGAATTTTAGGAACATGGTATAATGCCCAGCTTCGCTGATCATGAGTTTGTGATAGAAATCGGCCAATTTTTTATCTGGAAGTTCCTCGGACAATAGTCTAAACCTTTCACAGCTTCTGGCCTCAATGAGGGCGGCATACAAAAGACGGTGTATCAATTGAGTGGTTCGGCTTCCACCTTTCGGAAAAAATTTGAGCAGTTCCAAAACATATACATCCTTTCTATCCCTTCCCAATTTTTGCCCACGTTCCAAAATTAGGTCGTGTACCATTTTAAAGTGTCCCATTTCTTCCCGGGATAACGCTACCATTTCTTCGACCAATTCCGTATATTCCGGAAAGGAAACAATTAAGGATATGGCCGTACTGGCGGCCTTTTGTTCGCAAAATGCATGGTCCGTCAAAATTTCATCAATATTTTTTTCAACGATATTAACCCATCTTGGATCGGTGGGCAACTTTAATCCTAACATCATTTTAACGCTTATTAACCTTGTTTGCGATGCAAAAATAAGGCTTTGTGGGTTTTAATAATTATTTTTGGGAAAGGAGAAATAAGAATATATAAATAATGCAGGTAAGCGAACGGATTAAGGAAGCGCTTGGGGCCCAAGCGGATCCAGTGTCATTGGAATGGCTGACTGAAAAAACACAAAAATTGGAAGCAGATAAATCCGTAAGGGACTTGTTCATGACGTACAGCCTCTTGGCTTCAAAATTTGACAAGAGCATTACATTAAAGGTCGCAAATGCCGATGAAGGGGCACTCGACTTTTTAACCTCCCGGAATGCAAACTTGTTGGAGGTGGCTAGAATTTACCTGCTTATGAAGGTATTGGAAATCGATACCGATTTCTACGGGTCCAAAGTGGCCAATATCATTCAGGTTGCGGATATTACGGAACTTGAGACGTTTCTTAAGTTCCTGGACCTTTTGCCTTATCCTGATATGTTCAAGTTTACGGCAGTAGAAGCCCTTAGAACAAATATATCGGTCATTTTTGATGCCATTACCTTGAACAACCCCTATCCGGCGAAGTACTTCAATGACCAGCAATGGAACCAGATGTATCTAAAGGCCGCGTTTATGGAGCGAGATCTTTCTAAAATACCCTCCGTAGATGAACGTGCCAATGTGGATCTAGCGAGGATCATTTCGGATTACGCCCACGAACGATGGGCGGCCTCCAGGAAGATAGACCCTATGTTCTGGCGCCCGGTCTCAGGGTTTCTGAATCCGGTTCTGCTAAAGGATATGGAACGCTTATTGGAAAGTGGAGACCTGATAGAAAATAGGGCGGGAGCCTTGTGCTGTTATCATTCCGATAGTGCAGAAGCCTTGGAAATCCTGCATCGCAAACCCGACTTGAAACAGCAGATAGAAGAAGGAACACTAACTTGGAATAACTTAAAGAATTAATAGAAAATGCAAGATAAATTGATGATTATCGACCCGCACGTACACATGTCTTCTAGAACAACAGATGATTATGAAGCCATGCAACAGGCTGGTGTTGTAGCTATAATAGAACCCTCGTTTTGGTTGGGACAACCCAGGACGCAGGTGGGTTCTTTTCAGGATTATTTCAGCAGTCTGGTAGGATGGGAGCCTTTTAGGGCAAGCCAGTTTGGTATAAAGCACTATTGTACTATTGGTTTAAATTCTAAAGAGGCCAACAATGAAGCTCTAGCGGAGCAGGTCGTTGAGCTACTTCCCCTGTACCTACATAAAGAAAACGTGGTGGCCATTGGGGAGATTGGCTACGATGACCAAACCCCTGCCGAGGACAAGTACTTTAGGATGCAGTTGGATCTGGCGAAGGAATTGGATATGACGGTTCAGGTACATACACCGCATAGGGATAAGAAAGCGGGTACCATCAAGAGCATGGAGGTATGTTTGGAACATGGATTGGACCCTGCCAATGTCATAATTGACCATAATAACGAGGAGACTGTTAAAGAGGTTCTGGATAGGGGCTTTATTGCTGCATTTACCATTTATCCCAAAACAAAAATGGGCAATGAACGCATGGTTGAAGTGGTACGCAAGTTTGGTAGCGACAATATTATTGTGGATAGCTCAGCCGATTGGGGTGTAAGTGACCCATTGGCCGTACCCAAAACAGCTTCCTTGATGCTGAAAAGAGGAATTTCACGTGAAGATGTTGTGAAGACCTGCTATCAAAACGCCTTGGACGCGTTCAGCAAAAACGGACGAATGAAGGAGGAACACTGGTTGAAGCCAAAAGGAATCGACCAATCACAACTTTTTAATGATAATAGCGTTTTAAGAGGGCAAACACCTCGGATAGATTCCGAACAAATCTCTTAGAATGATGAAAAAAATCATGGGTTTTGCCAGGTTGGCAAGACCTGCCAACCTACCTACCGCTGCAGCGGATATTTTTGGCGGTATTGCTTTGGCACTTTTTTCTACCAGTGTGGGAATTCCGGATTTTATTTCGGTGAATGGGCAGGGTATTTTGTCGCTTGTATTTGCATCGGTGTTCCTATACGCTGGTGGCGTGGTTTTCAATGATGTGTTTGATGCCAAACTGGATGCCGTTGAACGTCCGGAAAGACCTATACCTAGCGGAATCATTCCAAAGAATCAGGCCGTTATATGGGGTCTATTATTATTTATTTTTGGGCTTTCTCTGGCATTTTCGGTCAATACTTTAAGTGGAGTCCTGGCGGGAATATTGATTTTTTCCATAATAGGCTATGATGCATTGGCTAAAAAACATGCTTTTTTTGGGCCTTTGGTCATGGGTGTTTGTAGAGGACTGAACCTTTTATTGGGAATGTCCATTTTAGGGCAATTGGACCTGTGGTGGGTTTCTTTCGTACCCCTTATTTATATTTTCGCGATAACCCTGATTAGTAGGGGTGAGGTCCATGGCGATAACAAGGGCCATATTGCAATCGCTGGTTTATTGTATGCATTGGTACTGGCTTTTATCGCGGTTACCATTGCGCTGAAAACATCCCATATTTTGGTGTCCCTACCCTTTATTGCCTTGTTTGGGTTTATGGTTTTTAAACCGTTGTTGGACGCGTACAGGGAAAACTCACCAAAGAATATTAAAAGGGCGGTAATGGCCGGGGTTTTGTCCCTGATTGTTATGGATGCCTGTTGGACGACCGGTTTTTCCCAATGGTATTTAGGACTTCTGGTTTTATTACTTTTGCCTTTATCATTATTACTCTCAAGAATTTTTGCCGTTACCTAGTGCTATGGAATTAAAACCTATCAAACAGTCGTTTTCGGTTCAATATGAGTACCAACTCCACTTTACAAAGGATTTGTTTCATGTTGATAACCAGCTGTTCGTCAATATTATGAAAGGGTACAAGGACTACGAGGCTGTAAAGTTGTTTTTTGTCGTAGATAAAGGCGTGGCGGACAACCACCCAGATCTGTTGAACAAGATTTCCTCCTATTGCAGTTTGTATTCCGGAAATTTGACCTGCACCAATACTTTGGTAATCGACGGAGGCGAACAGTCCAAAAATCATGCTGAATATATTGACCTTGTGCTGAAAGGGATTAATGAAAATGCTATTTGCAGGCACTCTTTTGTGGTGGTGATTGGAGGGGGTGCGGTAATCGATATGGTAGGCTATGCTGCGGCCATTGCACATAGGGGCGTAAAATTGATTCGGATTCCAACCACGGTGCTCTCTCAGAACGATTCCGCCGTAGGCGTAAAGAACAGTGTGAACATCTTTAAGAAGAAAAATTTTCTGGGGACATTCGCCCCGCCGTATGCCATCATAAACGATACTGATTTCTTGGCCACCTTGGAGCAGCGGGATTGGATAGCTGGAATCGCCGAGGCCATAAAAGTTGCCTTAATCAAGGACGGGGAATTCTTCGGATACATTGCCAAGCATGCCATAGCCCTTAAAGAAAGGCAATTGGAACCTATGCAATATGTAATTTATAAATGTGCCGAAATGCACATGCAACATATTTCGCAAGGAGGGGATCCTTTTGAGTCTGGTTCGTCTAGGCCCCTGGATTTTGGTCACTGGGCGGCCCACAAATTGGAGTTTATGACCAGCTATGAGTTAAGACATGGCGAGGCCGTGGCCAAGGGAATTGCATTGGACGTTACCTATGCACAGTTAATCGGGTTGATTTCAGAGGAAGAATTGAGGATTATCCTTGATGTAATGAAGGAAATTGGTTTCGATTTATCCTTGCCTCTGCATTCCGAAAAGGAAGTGGACCAGCTTTTGGCCGGTATCGAGGAGTTTAGGGAACATTTGGGTGGTAGATTGACCATCACATTAATTTCCGGGTTGGGAAAGAAGCATGATGTCCATGAAATTGACAGGTCAATAATGAAACGGTCCATTGAGCAGCTAAATCATCAGATGGCCCTTAAATAGCGAATCCCCTTATGTTTATAAAAAACAAATACCACCTTTCTTATTGTACGAACATACATCCCGGGCAGGATTGGGAAAGTACCTTCTCCAGTATTAAGGAACATGTTCCAGGTATTAAGAAGTCGGTTTCACCGGATAGCCCCTTTGGTCTCGGTTTACGACTTTCAAACAAGGCGAGTGAGGAACTCGCTTTGGGAAACAATATGACGGAATTCAAGAATTGGTTGCAGGAGGAGAATGTGTATATTTTCACCATGAACGGGTTTCCTTATGGGAATTTTCATAATGAACGGGTAAAGGACGATGTCCACACTCCGGATTGGACTACTAAGGAACGTTTGATGTATACCCAACGATTGTTTGATCAATTGGCAGTATTGCTTCCAAAAGGGATCAATGGCGGAATTTCCACATCACCCATTAGTTATAAACATTGGTTTGCTTCGGAAATGGAAAAAGATACCGCCTTTAAAAAAGGTGCTATGCACATGGCCCAAATCGCTAAGCAACTTTTTGAACTGGAACAAGAGACAGGAACCTATCTCCATTTGGACATTGAGCCGGAGCCTGATGGATTTTTGGAAAATACGGAGGAAGTCCTTTCATTTTATTCGGACTATCTAATTCCCATCGCCCAACAGGAATTATCCCGAAAGTTGGATAGGGATGCTTACCAATTGGAGGAATTGGTAAAACGATATATTACCATATGTTATGACATTTGCCATTTTTCCCTGGCGTATGAGCACCCCACTGAAACCTTTGCAAAGTTTAAGGAAGCGGGTATCCAAGTTGGGAAAATTCAGGTGAGTGCCGCCCTAAAGATTCTATTCAAAGGTAAGAATCGGGAGGAAGTATGGAATTTATTGGAAAAATTCAATGAGCCAGTTTACTTACATCAGGTAACAGAGAAAATAGGAGAGAGGGTAAAAACCTATAACGATCTTCCAATCGTATTGGAAGCAAAAAATGAGGTGGACGAACTACGTGCCCACTATCATGTTCCTATCTTTTTGGAGCGATTTGGGGCGTTGGACTCTACCCAAGATCAAATTTTGGATACTTTGGATTATTTAAAAAAGGATTCGTTGACGGAGCATTTGGAAATAGAAACCTATACGTGGGATGTATTACCGGAAGGGTTAAAGGAGGATTTATTGCATTCCATCGTCCGTGAAATAGAATGGTTAAAAGCGCACTTATAACATGCAAAAGACAGTTGTCATCAATGTTGTTGGATTGACCAAACGCCTTATAGGTGAGCATACACCCTTCATAAAATCGTTTTTGGAAAATGGTGGACATACATTTATAAAACCCATGTTACCTGCCGTAACCTGTTCGGTTCAGTCTACATACCTTACTGGAAAATGGCCTTCGGAACATGGAATCGTGGGAAACGGTTGGTATTTTAAGGACGAGTTGGAAGTCAAATTTTGGCGACAATCCAATAGGTTGGTGCAACAACCCAAAATTTGGGATGTGTTAAAGGAAAAGGATGCTTCCTTTACGTGTGCCAATCATTTTTGGTGGTACAATATGTATTCCTATGTGGATTATAGCATCACGCCAAGACCCAATTATTTGGCGGATGGACGCAAAATTCCCGATATTTATTCCTATCCCGCGAAGTTACGGGATGAGCTTCAAGGTAGCTTGGGTACATTTCCATTATTCGAGTTTTGGGGCCCTCGTACCACTATAAATTCATCTAAATGGATTGCCAATGGGGCGATTAAAACAGATGAAAAATACGACCCCACCTTGACCCTTATCTATCTTCCGCATTTGGACTATAACTTGCAGCGTCACGGACTGGATTTCAGTAAAATTTCAAAGGATTTAAATGAAATCGATGGGGTGGTCAAACAATTGGTAGATTATTACGAAAAACAGGGAGCCCATATTATTTTATTGTCGGAATACGGAATTACCAATGTTAAGAATCCGATTCACCTAAACCGAGTTTTGAGGCGCGAAGGCCTTGTAAATGTGAGAATAGAAAGAGGCTTGGAACTATTGGATGCCGGAGCTAGTGAAGCCTTTGCAGTGGCGGACCATCAAGTCGCCCATATTTATGTGAAAGATAAAAACAAGTTGGGGGACGTCAGAAGCTTGATTGCCAAGGTTCCCGGTGTTGAAAGGGTACTTTCAAATGGCGAAATAGCTGCCGAGCATCTAAATCATGAAAGATGTGGTGATTTGGTTGCCGTTGCGGACGCGGACTCTTGGTTTACCTATTATTTTTGGTTGGATGATGCTGTAGCACCTGATTATGCCAGAATGGTGGATATCCACAAAAAACCCGGGTATGATCCTGTAGAAATGTTGACCGATCCCAAGGACAAACTGGTCATGGCCAAGGTAGCTTGGAAATTACTCAAAAAGAAACTGGGCTTTAGAACCGTTTTGGATATTATTCCCTTGGACGCTTCATTGATCAAGGGCTCCCATGGAAGAATTACTGACGATAGTGAGGATTATCCAATTTTTATAACAAATCAGGCAACTAAGATCAATACCAAAGAGGTGGTGGCAACGGAGGTCTGTGATTTAATTAAAAACCATGTTTTAAGCTGATTTATAATGAATTTATTTTTTAAGACAATCGGATATGTGTTTGCGATGCTTTTTGCGGTAGGGGCCATTGTTCAATTTAATGATCCGGATTCTTTCTTATGGATTTTGATTTATGCGGTAGCGGCCATAATATCCGTAATTTTTTCCTTGAATAAATTAAGGGCCGTTGTGCCTTTAGTTCTTTGTACCGCTTGCTTTATTGGTTTTATGTATTTGTATCCG encodes:
- the eboC gene encoding UbiA-like protein EboC (EboC, a homolog the polyprenyltransferase UbiA, belongs to system of proteins involved in the trafficking of precursor metabolites to an extracytoplasmic compartment so that the biosynthesis of certain natural products, such as scytonemin, can be completed.), producing MMKKIMGFARLARPANLPTAAADIFGGIALALFSTSVGIPDFISVNGQGILSLVFASVFLYAGGVVFNDVFDAKLDAVERPERPIPSGIIPKNQAVIWGLLLFIFGLSLAFSVNTLSGVLAGILIFSIIGYDALAKKHAFFGPLVMGVCRGLNLLLGMSILGQLDLWWVSFVPLIYIFAITLISRGEVHGDNKGHIAIAGLLYALVLAFIAVTIALKTSHILVSLPFIALFGFMVFKPLLDAYRENSPKNIKRAVMAGVLSLIVMDACWTTGFSQWYLGLLVLLLLPLSLLLSRIFAVT
- the miaE gene encoding tRNA-(ms[2]io[6]A)-hydroxylase, with amino-acid sequence MLGLKLPTDPRWVNIVEKNIDEILTDHAFCEQKAASTAISLIVSFPEYTELVEEMVALSREEMGHFKMVHDLILERGQKLGRDRKDVYVLELLKFFPKGGSRTTQLIHRLLYAALIEARSCERFRLLSEELPDKKLADFYHKLMISEAGHYTMFLKFARKYGDRKEVDQKWQALLEYEAEIMKNLSKSEKVHG
- a CDS encoding SixA phosphatase family protein codes for the protein MKNLLFMRHGKSSWDLDVEDQDRPLAQRGIDDAHLVGSKLSKGQIRLDFTFSSPANRALHTAMICLRNLKFPMAKFQIATDLYDFTGNHVLDFVKKMDNSLGTVMIFGHNHAFTHLVNSLGDSYIENVPTSGFVHIRFKQDSWASISQGKTVETIFPKHLR
- the pdxH gene encoding pyridoxamine 5'-phosphate oxidase produces the protein MQKDLGNYRKSYEKSALMEDCISDNPMQLFKTWFHEVEASEGVDEPNAMTVSTIGLDGFPKSRVVLLKRFNHEGFIFYTNYTSEKGRAIAANPNICISFFWPNMERQVIIKGKAEKVAENLSDGYFESRPKGSQLGALVSNQSSVIASRDVLEQELKTLEATYKNKEVPRPNHWGGYLVKPISIEFWQGRPNRLHDRIRFTLQVDWDWKMERLAP
- a CDS encoding ribonuclease Z, which encodes MKLTILGCYAATPRTLTNPTSQVLEIKNHMFLIDCGEGTQVQLRRHGIKFSRINHIFISHLHGDHFFGLPGLISTFRLLGREKELNIYGPKGIKEAITLLLKLGDSWTNYPLHFHELTSVDSEVIFEDAKVTVQTIPLDHRVYTNGFLFREKERERTLNIEAVRFYEIDKAYFNIIKKGKDIVTEMGEIIPNKELTFDPPKPTSYAFCSDTAYNPHLVPLIKGVDCLYHEATFLESETDLAKKTKHSTAKQAAKIAKEASVGKLILGHYSTRYASIEVFKEEACQVFDQVELADDGKSFEFN
- the ppk1 gene encoding polyphosphate kinase 1 — encoded protein: MVKFNNQYVNREISWLWFNERVLQESADKNVPLIERLRFLGIFSNNLDEFFKVRYATVKRIVEAGKTGKSVLGGEKAKDLLEEITEIVIRQQSKSLVILKQIEAELERENIFIIRETALNKNQKEFVKEYFLQNVSPQLMTIILNDLTRFPTLKDTAAYLAVKMIIKGANVKKEKRFALIEIPKGIDRFVVLPKEGDKNYIIILDDLIRYCLSNIFTMFEYESISAHMIKITRDAELDMDNDLSKSFIEKISLSVEHRKISDPVRFVYDKSIAKDTLAFLKEKMQIEDTDSVIPGGRYHNKRDYMGFPSLDRNDLLYDKIRPLPVKGLSIEGSILESITHKDYLQYTPYHTFTYILKFLREAALDPKVRTIKITVYRLANNSQVAASLINAVKNGKQVTVQIELQARFDEQANIEYAEQLQAEGVKLIFGVPGLKVHSKICLIEREEDEGLKRYGFISTGNFNESTAKIYTDYTLFTSHPPILKELNKVFDFFETTYKINKYKHLIVSPHYTKKVFHKLIEQEIANAIVGKEAYIKIKMNSFTSYEMVDKLYEASRAGVKIQLIVRGICCLVPGVKGMSENIEAISIVDKFLEHTRLFVFANAGNPKVYISSADWMTRNLDYRVEVGCPIYDEDIKQELMDTFEICWRDNLKARVFSEKQDNAYRRSRTPKHRSQFETYDYYVKKLKEK
- a CDS encoding 3-dehydroquinate synthase, which produces MELKPIKQSFSVQYEYQLHFTKDLFHVDNQLFVNIMKGYKDYEAVKLFFVVDKGVADNHPDLLNKISSYCSLYSGNLTCTNTLVIDGGEQSKNHAEYIDLVLKGINENAICRHSFVVVIGGGAVIDMVGYAAAIAHRGVKLIRIPTTVLSQNDSAVGVKNSVNIFKKKNFLGTFAPPYAIINDTDFLATLEQRDWIAGIAEAIKVALIKDGEFFGYIAKHAIALKERQLEPMQYVIYKCAEMHMQHISQGGDPFESGSSRPLDFGHWAAHKLEFMTSYELRHGEAVAKGIALDVTYAQLIGLISEEELRIILDVMKEIGFDLSLPLHSEKEVDQLLAGIEEFREHLGGRLTITLISGLGKKHDVHEIDRSIMKRSIEQLNHQMALK
- a CDS encoding TatD family hydrolase, with translation MQDKLMIIDPHVHMSSRTTDDYEAMQQAGVVAIIEPSFWLGQPRTQVGSFQDYFSSLVGWEPFRASQFGIKHYCTIGLNSKEANNEALAEQVVELLPLYLHKENVVAIGEIGYDDQTPAEDKYFRMQLDLAKELDMTVQVHTPHRDKKAGTIKSMEVCLEHGLDPANVIIDHNNEETVKEVLDRGFIAAFTIYPKTKMGNERMVEVVRKFGSDNIIVDSSADWGVSDPLAVPKTASLMLKRGISREDVVKTCYQNALDAFSKNGRMKEEHWLKPKGIDQSQLFNDNSVLRGQTPRIDSEQIS
- a CDS encoding EboA domain-containing protein; its protein translation is MQVSERIKEALGAQADPVSLEWLTEKTQKLEADKSVRDLFMTYSLLASKFDKSITLKVANADEGALDFLTSRNANLLEVARIYLLMKVLEIDTDFYGSKVANIIQVADITELETFLKFLDLLPYPDMFKFTAVEALRTNISVIFDAITLNNPYPAKYFNDQQWNQMYLKAAFMERDLSKIPSVDERANVDLARIISDYAHERWAASRKIDPMFWRPVSGFLNPVLLKDMERLLESGDLIENRAGALCCYHSDSAEALEILHRKPDLKQQIEEGTLTWNNLKN